The following coding sequences are from one Ramlibacter henchirensis window:
- a CDS encoding DUF494 domain-containing protein — protein MFEVLVFVYENYWRGDACPELHQLGRKLSAHGFEPEEIQQALTWLDGLNFAAQSTQLPDPAPAAPSQHSMRVYSVAEQDHLGAQCLGFVSFLDSAGVMPPAMREIVLDRAMAAPGGPVSLDDLKIIVLMVYWSMGREPDALVLDELCDDTADRLPH, from the coding sequence ATGTTTGAAGTGCTGGTGTTTGTCTACGAGAACTACTGGCGCGGGGATGCATGCCCCGAATTGCACCAACTGGGCCGCAAGCTCAGCGCCCACGGCTTCGAACCCGAAGAGATCCAGCAGGCCCTCACCTGGCTCGACGGCCTCAACTTCGCGGCCCAGAGCACCCAGCTTCCCGACCCGGCGCCCGCCGCTCCTTCGCAGCACAGCATGCGGGTGTACTCGGTGGCCGAACAGGATCACCTCGGCGCCCAGTGCCTGGGCTTCGTCAGCTTCCTCGATTCGGCCGGCGTGATGCCGCCTGCCATGCGCGAGATCGTGCTCGATCGCGCGATGGCCGCACCCGGCGGCCCCGTCTCCCTGGACGACCTCAAGATCATCGTGCTGATGGTCTACTGGAGCATGGGCCGCGAGCCCGACGCGCTGGTGCTCGACGAGCTGTGCGACGACACGGCGGACCGCCTGCCCCACTAG
- the dprA gene encoding DNA-processing protein DprA — MEREELAAWLRLAMAPGVGRGTARRLLAAFGLPQQIFDQGPEALATVAGAAQVQALRSEPEGWAQLVGVTWAWLQQDGAHGSRRVLTLADPGYPQQLLQTEDPPLMLYVHGMSLAEWPKGISIVGSRNPTPQGANNAQQFGRSFAQAGWTVVSGMALGIDAAAHQGALEGGRPGQVATIAVVGTGLDRVYPSQHRELAHRIAAQGLLVSEYPLGMPPLAENFPRRNRIIAALGQGTLVVEAALRSGSLITARMAAEQGREVFAVPGSIHSPQARGCHELLRQGAKLVETAQHVLEELSSAAPARVATAAPAPATGPAAESFLLQALGHDPVGLDALVARTGTSAADLQAQLLELELEGHVARLPGGLFQRLERG; from the coding sequence ATGGAGCGCGAAGAACTGGCGGCGTGGCTGCGCCTGGCGATGGCGCCGGGCGTGGGCCGCGGCACCGCGCGCCGGCTGCTCGCCGCATTCGGCCTGCCGCAGCAGATCTTCGATCAGGGTCCCGAGGCGCTCGCCACCGTCGCCGGCGCTGCCCAGGTGCAGGCCTTGCGCTCCGAACCGGAAGGCTGGGCGCAGCTGGTCGGGGTCACCTGGGCCTGGCTCCAGCAAGACGGCGCGCACGGTTCGCGCCGGGTGCTCACGTTGGCGGACCCGGGCTATCCGCAGCAGCTGCTGCAGACCGAGGATCCGCCGCTGATGCTCTACGTGCACGGCATGTCGCTGGCCGAGTGGCCCAAAGGCATTTCCATCGTCGGCAGCCGCAACCCGACGCCTCAGGGCGCAAACAACGCGCAGCAGTTCGGGCGCAGCTTCGCGCAGGCCGGCTGGACAGTGGTGTCGGGCATGGCGCTCGGCATCGACGCCGCCGCGCATCAAGGAGCGCTCGAAGGCGGCAGGCCGGGGCAGGTGGCGACCATCGCCGTCGTGGGCACCGGCCTGGACCGTGTCTATCCCAGCCAGCACCGCGAACTGGCCCACCGCATCGCCGCGCAGGGCCTGCTCGTCTCGGAGTACCCGCTGGGCATGCCGCCGCTGGCCGAGAACTTCCCTCGGCGCAATCGCATCATCGCTGCGCTCGGGCAGGGCACGCTCGTGGTCGAGGCAGCGCTTCGATCCGGCTCGCTGATCACGGCACGCATGGCCGCGGAGCAGGGCCGCGAAGTGTTCGCCGTGCCGGGCTCGATCCACTCGCCGCAGGCACGCGGCTGCCATGAGCTGCTGCGCCAAGGCGCGAAGCTCGTGGAGACCGCGCAGCACGTGCTGGAAGAACTCTCCTCGGCCGCGCCCGCGCGGGTCGCTACAGCAGCACCGGCACCAGCGACGGGACCTGCAGCCGAGTCGTTCCTGCTGCAAGCCCTGGGACACGATCCCGTGGGGCTGGATGCGCTCGTCGCTCGCACCGGAACATCCGCAGCGGACCTTCAGGCGCAGTTGCTGGAACTCGAACTCGAGGGCCACGTCGCGCGCCTGCCCGGTGGCCTGTTCCAGCGCCTGGAGCGGGGCTGA
- a CDS encoding LysM peptidoglycan-binding domain-containing protein yields MMAQREAVSGRPPFAMCAAAVLAAAVLTALPATAQPVTPAQRSTADQVAQSGVPLSEIAPNAPDTYTVKLGDTLWAISRMYLLSPWRWPELWGMNMHEVNNPHRIYPGQVLVLEKTGDRARLRVQQAQGDVPTETIRVSPRVRIQSLADTSLPTLQPHLIEPFLAEPVILEGGVLERAPRIVAAPDNRVLITRGDRIYARGSESALAARATGPSEEFRVFRSATPLRHPITKAVLGYEAQYLGKAVLVRGEGTESVLTSGGEGRVTAVPATLDVVSARSEMRVGDRLLPEPGRQLVSYTPRAPQGPVEGAMVVSMYGDAVALAGQNQVVVINKGTADGLQAGHILAIEKAGTSLVDRSQPGERTQIKLPNERNGLMMVFRPFERLSYALILETNEGVKVGDRVISPR; encoded by the coding sequence ATGATGGCGCAACGCGAGGCCGTGTCCGGCCGTCCACCGTTTGCAATGTGCGCCGCGGCCGTACTGGCCGCCGCCGTGCTGACGGCGCTGCCCGCGACGGCCCAGCCGGTCACGCCGGCCCAGCGCTCCACCGCCGACCAGGTCGCCCAGAGCGGCGTGCCGCTGAGCGAAATCGCACCCAACGCTCCCGACACCTACACGGTCAAGCTGGGAGACACCCTCTGGGCCATCTCGCGCATGTACCTCCTGAGCCCGTGGCGCTGGCCCGAGCTGTGGGGCATGAACATGCACGAGGTGAACAACCCCCACCGCATCTACCCCGGCCAGGTGCTCGTGCTGGAGAAGACCGGCGATCGCGCACGGCTGCGCGTGCAGCAGGCCCAGGGCGACGTGCCGACGGAAACCATCCGCGTGTCGCCGCGCGTGCGCATCCAGTCGCTCGCCGACACTTCGCTGCCGACACTGCAGCCGCACCTGATCGAGCCCTTCCTGGCCGAGCCGGTGATCCTCGAGGGCGGCGTGCTCGAGCGCGCCCCGCGCATCGTCGCGGCGCCGGACAACCGGGTGCTGATCACCCGCGGCGACCGCATCTACGCCCGCGGCAGCGAGAGCGCGCTGGCCGCACGGGCCACGGGCCCGAGCGAGGAGTTCCGCGTGTTCCGCAGCGCCACCCCGCTGCGCCATCCGATCACCAAGGCCGTCCTCGGCTATGAAGCCCAGTACCTCGGCAAGGCCGTGCTGGTGCGCGGCGAGGGTACCGAGAGCGTTCTCACCTCGGGCGGCGAAGGCCGTGTGACCGCGGTGCCCGCCACGCTGGACGTCGTGTCCGCGCGCAGCGAGATGCGAGTGGGCGACCGTCTGCTGCCGGAACCGGGCCGCCAACTCGTGAGCTACACGCCGCGCGCGCCGCAAGGCCCGGTCGAAGGCGCGATGGTGGTCTCGATGTACGGCGACGCCGTGGCGCTGGCCGGGCAGAACCAGGTGGTGGTGATCAACAAGGGGACGGCGGACGGACTGCAGGCCGGCCACATCCTCGCCATCGAAAAGGCCGGCACGAGCCTGGTCGACCGCTCGCAACCGGGCGAGCGCACCCAGATCAAGCTGCCCAACGAGCGCAACGGGCTGATGATGGTGTTCCGCCCGTTCGAGCGCCTCTCCTACGCGCTGATCCTCGAGACCAACGAGGGCGTGAAGGTCGGCGACCGCGTGATCAGCCCGCGCTGA
- the def gene encoding peptide deformylase — protein sequence MALLPILCYPDPRLHTVAKPVEAIDARIRQLVADMLETMYDANGIGLAASQVDVHERVVVIDVSEERNRPLVLINPEIVWASEDKQINDEGCLSVPGIYDGVERSSAVRVKALDEHGDPRTIEAEGLLAVCIQHEMDHLMGKVFVEYLSPLKRNRIKTKMLKARRETDRV from the coding sequence ATGGCCCTTCTGCCCATTCTTTGCTATCCCGATCCGCGCCTTCACACCGTCGCCAAGCCGGTGGAGGCGATCGACGCCCGCATCCGCCAGCTGGTGGCCGACATGCTCGAGACCATGTACGACGCCAACGGCATCGGCCTGGCGGCCAGCCAGGTCGACGTGCACGAGCGCGTGGTCGTCATCGACGTCTCGGAAGAGCGCAATCGCCCGCTGGTGCTGATCAACCCGGAGATCGTCTGGGCCAGCGAGGACAAGCAGATCAACGACGAGGGATGCCTGTCCGTGCCCGGCATCTACGACGGTGTCGAGCGCTCGTCGGCGGTCCGCGTGAAGGCGCTCGACGAGCACGGCGACCCGCGCACCATCGAGGCCGAGGGCCTGCTGGCCGTCTGCATCCAGCACGAGATGGACCACCTGATGGGCAAGGTGTTCGTGGAATACCTGTCGCCCCTCAAGCGCAACCGCATCAAGACCAAGATGCTCAAGGCCCGCCGCGAGACCGATCGCGTCTGA
- the fmt gene encoding methionyl-tRNA formyltransferase, whose amino-acid sequence MRLVFAGTPDFARTALERLHAAGFDIALVLTQPDRPAGRGLQLQASPVKQFAQQHGIPVAQPRGLRLDGKFAQDASLAKEALQTARADVMVVAAYGLILPQWVLDLPRLGCLNIHASLLPRWRGAAPIHRAIEAGDSESGVTIMQMDAGLDTGDMLLVEREPITPEDTTGSLHDRLAALGGRLIVEALELAACGGLVRTPQPGEGVTYAHKIDKGEAQVDWSQPAAVIERRLRAFDPFPGATSRVGTEALKLWRGKVMDGRPAPHSPGTVLAAAPDGIDVATGDGVLRLTELQRAGGKRLRAADFLRGAAITPGLRFGVTAP is encoded by the coding sequence ATGCGGCTCGTCTTCGCAGGTACGCCCGACTTCGCCCGAACCGCCCTCGAGCGGTTGCACGCAGCGGGTTTCGACATCGCCCTCGTCCTGACCCAGCCCGACCGTCCGGCCGGCCGCGGCCTGCAGTTGCAAGCCTCGCCCGTCAAGCAGTTCGCGCAGCAGCATGGCATCCCGGTGGCGCAGCCCCGCGGCCTGCGGCTGGACGGCAAGTTCGCGCAGGACGCATCGCTGGCCAAAGAGGCCTTGCAGACGGCGCGCGCCGACGTGATGGTGGTCGCGGCCTACGGGCTGATCCTGCCGCAGTGGGTGCTCGACTTGCCTCGCCTCGGCTGCCTGAACATCCATGCTTCGCTGCTGCCGCGTTGGCGGGGCGCCGCGCCGATCCATCGCGCGATCGAAGCCGGCGACAGCGAAAGCGGCGTGACCATCATGCAGATGGACGCGGGCCTCGACACCGGCGACATGCTGCTGGTCGAACGCGAGCCGATCACGCCCGAAGACACGACGGGCAGCCTGCACGATCGCTTGGCCGCTCTCGGCGGGCGTTTGATCGTGGAAGCCCTCGAACTCGCCGCCTGCGGTGGCCTGGTTCGCACGCCGCAACCCGGCGAAGGCGTCACGTACGCGCACAAGATCGACAAGGGCGAAGCGCAGGTCGACTGGTCGCAGCCGGCGGCCGTCATCGAGCGCCGCTTGCGCGCGTTCGATCCCTTCCCCGGCGCAACCAGCCGCGTCGGCACCGAAGCCCTGAAGCTCTGGCGCGGCAAGGTGATGGACGGCCGGCCGGCGCCGCACTCTCCCGGCACGGTGCTCGCGGCCGCTCCCGACGGCATCGACGTCGCCACCGGCGATGGCGTGCTGCGTCTGACGGAGCTGCAGCGCGCGGGCGGCAAGCGCTTGCGCGCGGCCGATTTCCTGCGCGGCGCGGCGATCACGCCCGGCCTGCGATTCGGAGTGACCGCGCCTTGA
- a CDS encoding AzlC family ABC transporter permease — protein MFLAALVRRHPEFRIGMRAMAPQAPGVAAWGLMTGVAMAKSGLSLAESTLMALLVYAGSSQLASLPLIVAGAPAWVILATGFCVNLRFVVFSLHLRPYLVHLPLWQRLAHGYVTADMAYAIFTQRFPQPAADDEGRRAQESFLAGSCAVNWSSWVAASLLGIALANFIPTHWGLGFAGILCLVGILCSLATTRLRVVSAIVASVAAVAAYALPLKLNIVLAIAIAVLLCMTMERLPSRRERAEVLE, from the coding sequence ATGTTCCTGGCCGCATTGGTGCGGCGTCACCCGGAGTTCCGCATCGGCATGCGCGCAATGGCGCCGCAGGCGCCCGGTGTCGCCGCCTGGGGCTTGATGACGGGCGTGGCCATGGCCAAATCCGGCCTGTCGCTGGCCGAATCCACGCTGATGGCGCTGCTGGTCTACGCCGGCAGCTCGCAGCTGGCCTCGCTGCCGCTGATCGTCGCCGGCGCGCCGGCGTGGGTGATCCTGGCCACGGGCTTCTGCGTCAACCTGCGCTTCGTGGTGTTCAGCCTGCACCTGCGGCCCTACCTCGTTCACTTGCCGCTCTGGCAGCGGCTCGCGCATGGCTACGTGACGGCCGACATGGCCTACGCCATCTTCACCCAGCGATTCCCGCAGCCCGCCGCCGACGACGAAGGCCGGCGCGCGCAGGAGTCGTTCCTCGCGGGCAGCTGCGCGGTCAACTGGTCCAGCTGGGTCGCCGCCAGCCTGCTGGGGATCGCGCTGGCCAATTTCATCCCCACGCACTGGGGTCTGGGCTTCGCCGGGATCCTGTGCCTCGTCGGCATCCTCTGTTCGCTGGCGACCACGCGACTGCGCGTCGTCTCGGCCATCGTGGCCAGCGTCGCCGCCGTTGCCGCCTACGCGCTCCCGCTCAAGCTGAACATCGTGCTGGCGATCGCCATCGCGGTGCTGCTGTGCATGACCATGGAACGACTGCCGTCGCGGCGCGAACGCGCGGAGGTGCTGGAGTGA
- a CDS encoding AzlD domain-containing protein, whose protein sequence is MSDVWTLAVITGLAVVTVVTRSFFFISSRAWALPRWAERGLKYAPIAALAAVVIPEIVTTHGQLIQSWDARVFGALAGAAVFFWRRSVLATIVAGMAVYLPLRLALGW, encoded by the coding sequence GTGAGCGACGTCTGGACGCTCGCGGTGATCACCGGCCTCGCCGTGGTGACCGTGGTGACGCGCAGCTTCTTCTTCATCTCCAGCCGCGCCTGGGCACTGCCGCGCTGGGCCGAGCGCGGCCTGAAGTACGCGCCGATCGCGGCGCTGGCGGCGGTCGTCATCCCGGAGATCGTGACGACGCACGGGCAGCTCATCCAAAGCTGGGACGCGCGCGTGTTCGGCGCGCTCGCGGGTGCTGCGGTGTTCTTCTGGCGCCGCAGCGTGCTCGCCACCATCGTCGCGGGCATGGCGGTTTACTTGCCGCTTCGACTGGCGCTCGGCTGGTAG
- a CDS encoding DUF6351 family protein, whose translation MKREALGPNGRWAVAIAAAVVAGCGGGADSNGGGLATAVQLRSDKLEKVLEIRTVNNRADLISDGDALVELILPDRAALASLKVSLGGKDVTSAFAPRDDGRVLGFLTGLANGANLLEAQVGGGKKAQLAITNSPRSGPVLSGEQVKPFYCAQPTPQPVNGNTPATPASGLSGTPDANCSIATEYKLYYRTSAPCSNSGSTAMPDPVWAPQSHNSTSIPAQPTQAATACFKPYDPSAPKPADMAKATTDAGVEVDYIVRVERGTMNRGIYDIAVLFDPAQPWNALAPQRGWNGKLYFSFGASTGQPRRQVRPATTWVSLDEQIRRGYLVAMNSMTDSARNSNRVLMAETTMMMKEHVADSYGPIRYTVARGCSGGSINSNMNASIMPGLLDGVITDCTYPDSETTSMEVGDCVLLVEAYQNARMLNAWTTLGLNQEQVNARKAAINGHVDQTACHAWFNLFGSNGKAGLYFQRVVGATAATAADHITGVIRQSPTPTNNCELPNTAVYDPANPATANLPRCNAWSWAENIWGKVPGTNQARDTRDNVGVQYGLKALRDGVISAEEFVTLNEVIGGIDRDSTARAQRSTADPEALEIAYRSGIVMSGAQLAKTAIIDLRGWDESLLPANTPPGFFGATGIHHIWYSFAIRDRLAAESASRDAGNQAMWRFSRPTFPAPSALGIEALNVMDQWLTTLVTDTSAATLEQKVRDARPAAAADLCYLSTDPTQSVKVKDQAQCDADPYLKPSLSPRQVAGGPRAENILKCQLKPLSASDYGSAVFTPAQWARLAAVFPGGVCDWSKPGVGQQVAVTPLTFKAGPGGAPLGAAPVSEPSK comes from the coding sequence ATGAAAAGGGAAGCGCTCGGGCCCAATGGACGCTGGGCAGTGGCCATTGCCGCCGCAGTGGTGGCCGGTTGCGGGGGTGGTGCAGATTCAAACGGCGGTGGCCTTGCCACGGCCGTTCAGCTGCGCTCCGACAAGCTGGAGAAGGTGCTCGAGATCCGGACGGTCAACAACCGCGCCGATCTCATCAGCGACGGCGATGCGCTCGTCGAACTCATCCTGCCCGACCGCGCGGCGCTTGCCTCGCTCAAGGTGTCGCTCGGCGGCAAGGACGTCACGAGCGCCTTCGCACCGCGCGACGACGGCCGCGTGCTCGGCTTTCTCACCGGGCTGGCGAATGGCGCGAACCTCCTCGAGGCCCAAGTCGGCGGCGGCAAGAAGGCCCAGCTGGCGATCACCAACTCGCCGCGCAGCGGGCCGGTGCTGTCCGGCGAGCAGGTGAAGCCGTTCTATTGCGCGCAACCAACGCCGCAGCCGGTCAACGGCAACACGCCCGCCACGCCGGCCAGCGGCCTGTCGGGCACGCCCGACGCCAATTGCTCCATCGCCACCGAATACAAGCTGTACTACCGGACAAGCGCCCCTTGCTCGAACAGCGGCTCCACGGCCATGCCCGACCCGGTGTGGGCCCCGCAGAGCCACAACTCCACGTCGATTCCCGCGCAGCCCACGCAAGCCGCGACCGCCTGCTTCAAGCCCTACGACCCGTCCGCGCCCAAACCCGCCGACATGGCGAAGGCGACCACGGATGCAGGGGTGGAGGTCGACTACATCGTGCGCGTCGAGCGCGGCACGATGAACCGCGGCATCTACGACATCGCGGTGCTGTTCGATCCCGCCCAGCCCTGGAATGCCCTGGCGCCCCAGCGCGGATGGAACGGCAAGCTGTACTTCTCGTTCGGCGCCAGCACCGGCCAGCCCCGCCGCCAGGTACGTCCCGCCACCACATGGGTCTCGCTCGACGAGCAGATCCGGCGCGGTTACCTCGTGGCGATGAACAGCATGACCGACTCGGCCCGCAACTCGAATCGCGTGCTGATGGCGGAGACCACGATGATGATGAAGGAGCACGTGGCCGACAGCTACGGCCCGATCCGCTACACGGTGGCGCGGGGCTGCTCGGGCGGCTCGATCAACTCCAACATGAACGCGTCGATCATGCCGGGCCTGCTCGATGGCGTGATCACGGATTGCACCTATCCCGATTCGGAAACCACGTCGATGGAGGTGGGCGACTGCGTGCTGCTGGTGGAGGCCTACCAGAACGCCAGGATGCTCAACGCGTGGACGACCCTGGGACTGAACCAGGAGCAGGTCAACGCGCGCAAGGCGGCGATCAACGGCCACGTCGACCAGACGGCGTGCCATGCCTGGTTCAACCTGTTCGGCAGCAACGGCAAGGCGGGCCTGTACTTCCAGCGCGTTGTCGGTGCGACAGCCGCCACGGCTGCCGACCACATCACCGGCGTGATCCGCCAGTCGCCCACGCCGACGAACAACTGCGAGCTGCCGAACACGGCCGTCTATGACCCGGCCAACCCCGCCACCGCCAACCTGCCGCGCTGCAACGCATGGAGCTGGGCCGAGAACATCTGGGGCAAGGTCCCCGGCACGAACCAGGCGCGCGACACGCGCGACAACGTCGGGGTGCAGTACGGCCTGAAGGCGCTGCGCGACGGCGTGATCAGCGCGGAAGAGTTCGTCACGCTCAACGAGGTGATCGGCGGCATCGACCGCGATTCCACTGCGCGCGCGCAGCGCAGCACGGCGGACCCTGAAGCGCTCGAGATCGCCTACCGCTCGGGGATCGTGATGAGCGGCGCGCAGCTTGCGAAGACGGCCATCATCGACCTGCGCGGCTGGGACGAGTCGCTCCTGCCCGCCAATACGCCGCCCGGCTTCTTCGGCGCGACCGGCATCCACCACATCTGGTACAGCTTCGCCATCCGCGATCGGCTGGCCGCGGAGTCGGCATCGCGCGACGCGGGCAACCAGGCGATGTGGCGCTTCTCGCGGCCGACTTTCCCGGCGCCGAGCGCGCTCGGGATCGAAGCCCTGAACGTGATGGACCAGTGGCTCACGACGCTCGTGACCGATACCAGCGCCGCCACCCTGGAGCAGAAGGTGCGCGATGCCCGTCCGGCGGCGGCCGCCGACCTCTGCTACCTGAGCACCGACCCGACGCAGTCGGTCAAGGTCAAGGACCAGGCCCAGTGCGATGCCGATCCGTACCTGAAGCCCAGCCTCTCGCCGCGGCAGGTGGCCGGCGGTCCGCGCGCGGAAAACATCCTGAAGTGCCAGCTCAAGCCGCTGTCCGCATCGGACTACGGCAGCGCCGTGTTCACGCCTGCGCAGTGGGCGCGCCTTGCGGCCGTGTTCCCCGGCGGCGTGTGCGACTGGAGCAAGCCCGGCGTGGGGCAGCAGGTCGCGGTGACCCCGCTGACGTTCAAGGCCGGTCCGGGCGGCGCACCGCTGGGCGCAGCACCGGTCTCGGAGCCTTCGAAGTGA
- a CDS encoding phosphoglycerate kinase, with protein sequence MNVLRFSDLCARGQVAGQRVFIRADLNVPQDDQGRITEDTRVRASVPCIRLALDAGAAVMVTSHLGRPTEGEFKPEDSLAPVAERLSQLLGRPVPLKSNWIDGVDVKPGEVVLLENCRVNKGEKKNDPALAKKMAALCDVFVHDAFGTAHRAEASTYGIAQHAKVACAGPLLAAEIDAITKALAQPKRPLAAIVAGSKVSTKLTILQSLARNVDQLIVGGGIANTFMLAAGLPIGKSLAEHDLVGEARAVMEAMKARGAEVPIPTDVVCAKSFAADAPATVKGARDVEADDLILDIGPQTAQRLAAQLKAAGTIVWNGPVGVFEFDAFAKGTETIARAIAQSPAFSIAGGGDTLAAIAKYGIEKDVGYISTGGGAFLEVLEGKTLPAFEILARRAAG encoded by the coding sequence ATGAACGTCCTGCGCTTTTCCGATCTGTGTGCCCGCGGCCAGGTGGCCGGCCAACGCGTCTTCATCCGCGCCGACCTCAACGTCCCGCAAGACGACCAGGGTCGCATCACCGAGGACACGCGCGTGCGCGCCTCCGTGCCCTGCATCCGCCTGGCGCTGGATGCCGGCGCGGCCGTGATGGTCACGTCGCACCTGGGGCGGCCGACCGAAGGCGAGTTCAAGCCGGAGGATTCGCTTGCGCCGGTCGCCGAGCGCCTGTCGCAGCTGCTCGGCCGGCCGGTGCCGCTGAAGTCGAACTGGATCGACGGTGTCGACGTGAAGCCGGGCGAGGTCGTCCTGCTGGAGAACTGCCGCGTCAACAAGGGCGAGAAGAAGAATGACCCGGCGCTGGCGAAGAAGATGGCGGCCCTGTGCGACGTGTTCGTGCACGACGCGTTCGGCACCGCGCACCGCGCCGAAGCATCGACCTACGGCATCGCGCAGCATGCGAAGGTGGCCTGCGCCGGGCCGCTGCTGGCCGCCGAGATCGACGCCATCACCAAGGCGCTGGCGCAGCCGAAGCGTCCGCTGGCCGCGATCGTCGCGGGGTCGAAGGTGTCGACCAAGCTGACCATCCTGCAGTCGCTGGCCAGGAACGTCGACCAGCTGATCGTGGGCGGCGGCATCGCCAACACCTTCATGCTCGCGGCGGGTCTTCCGATCGGCAAGTCGCTGGCGGAGCACGATCTTGTCGGCGAGGCCCGAGCGGTGATGGAAGCGATGAAGGCGCGCGGCGCCGAAGTGCCGATCCCCACGGACGTGGTCTGCGCCAAGTCGTTCGCGGCCGACGCGCCGGCCACCGTGAAGGGTGCGAGGGACGTCGAGGCCGACGACCTGATCCTCGACATCGGCCCGCAGACGGCGCAGCGCCTCGCGGCCCAGCTCAAGGCCGCCGGCACCATCGTGTGGAACGGGCCGGTGGGCGTGTTCGAGTTCGACGCCTTCGCCAAGGGCACGGAGACCATCGCCCGCGCCATCGCGCAGTCGCCTGCATTCAGCATCGCGGGTGGCGGCGACACGCTGGCCGCCATCGCCAAGTACGGCATCGAGAAGGATGTCGGCTACATCTCCACCGGCGGCGGCGCCTTCCTTGAGGTGCTGGAGGGCAAGACGCTGCCCGCGTTCGAGATCCTGGCCAGGCGCGCCGCCGGCTGA
- the pyk gene encoding pyruvate kinase produces the protein MARRATKIVATLGPASSDPKLLEQMIRAGVNVVRLNFSHGKSQDHIDRATLVREAAQRAGREVAIMADLQGPKIRVGKFAEGKVLLEPGMKFVLDASRTELGNLEGVGLDYKELPRDVRAGDTLLLNDGLIVMTVDKVKGEQVHTTVKLGGELSNNKGINKQGGGLSAPALTAKDMEDIRTAMSFQADYVAVSFPKTATDMEMARQLCNVAAADYRHKPFLIAKIERAEAIPNLESILKASDGIMVARGDLAVEVGNAAVPALQKRMIRLARNCDKVVITATQMMESMITNPVPTRAEVSDVANAVLDGTDAVMLSAETAAGKYPLETVIEMANICAEAEMAEDVQLDADFTGMSFARIDQSIAMGALFTAHHLGCKAIVALTDSGSTALWMSRHRIHVPIYALTPKVATQRKMALYRNVRPLLMDQSAERDTALGDAEAHLKKRGIVSSGDIYAITCGEPMGAPGGTNMLKICRVA, from the coding sequence ATGGCCCGTCGCGCCACCAAGATCGTCGCCACCCTCGGCCCCGCGTCCAGCGACCCCAAGCTGCTCGAACAGATGATTCGCGCCGGCGTCAACGTCGTGCGCCTGAACTTCAGCCACGGCAAGTCGCAGGACCACATCGACCGCGCCACCCTGGTTCGCGAGGCCGCGCAGCGCGCCGGACGCGAGGTGGCCATCATGGCCGACCTGCAGGGCCCGAAGATCCGAGTGGGCAAGTTCGCGGAAGGCAAGGTGCTCCTCGAACCGGGCATGAAGTTCGTGCTCGATGCTTCGCGGACCGAGCTGGGCAACCTCGAAGGCGTGGGCCTGGACTACAAGGAGCTGCCGCGCGACGTGCGCGCCGGCGACACGCTGCTGCTCAACGACGGCCTGATCGTGATGACGGTCGACAAGGTCAAGGGCGAGCAGGTCCACACCACCGTCAAGCTCGGCGGCGAGCTGTCCAACAACAAGGGCATCAACAAGCAGGGCGGGGGCCTGTCGGCGCCGGCGCTGACGGCCAAGGACATGGAGGACATCCGCACGGCGATGAGCTTCCAGGCCGACTACGTCGCGGTGAGCTTCCCCAAGACCGCCACCGACATGGAGATGGCGCGCCAGCTGTGCAACGTGGCCGCGGCCGACTACCGGCACAAGCCGTTCCTGATCGCGAAGATCGAACGCGCGGAGGCAATCCCCAACCTCGAATCCATCCTCAAGGCCAGCGACGGCATCATGGTCGCGCGCGGCGATCTGGCGGTGGAAGTGGGCAACGCCGCAGTGCCGGCGCTGCAGAAACGCATGATCCGGCTGGCCCGCAACTGCGACAAGGTGGTGATCACCGCCACGCAGATGATGGAATCGATGATCACGAATCCGGTGCCCACGCGCGCCGAGGTGAGCGACGTGGCCAACGCGGTGCTGGACGGCACCGACGCGGTGATGCTGAGTGCCGAGACCGCGGCCGGCAAGTACCCGCTGGAGACCGTGATCGAGATGGCCAACATCTGCGCCGAAGCCGAGATGGCGGAGGACGTGCAGCTGGATGCCGACTTCACCGGCATGAGCTTCGCGCGCATCGACCAGTCCATCGCCATGGGCGCGCTGTTCACCGCGCACCACCTGGGCTGCAAGGCGATCGTGGCGCTCACCGATTCCGGCTCGACGGCGCTCTGGATGAGCCGGCACCGCATCCACGTGCCGATCTACGCGCTCACGCCCAAGGTCGCGACGCAGCGCAAGATGGCGCTGTACCGCAACGTGCGGCCGCTGCTGATGGACCAGAGCGCCGAGCGCGACACGGCGCTCGGCGATGCCGAGGCCCATCTCAAGAAGCGCGGCATCGTCTCGTCCGGCGACATCTATGCCATCACCTGCGGCGAACCGATGGGCGCGCCCGGCGGCACCAACATGCTCAAGATCTGCCGGGTAGCCTGA